AGCCGGTCGCCAATCGTAAGTTTCTGCAGGAATTCGAAATGCGTATCGCGGTGCGCACCAATAATGCTGTTGCCCTCGTTGCCGGGCAGCGCACTGGCATTCATGTGTCCCGGCCCGAACGCCATGGTCGCGCCGCTCATGCCAGACAACACAATGAGATCGACGTCATGCTTGAACGACTGCAGCCGCGCAACCGGCCAGATATCGGCCCATGGCCACGGTTTTACCGTCTCGCGCGACCTGCCAGTGTCACGCCAGGCGCGTTCCAGCAGCTCCTGGGCCAGCGCGGCCTTGGCTGGTATGTAAGCTGCGGCGGCTAGCTGCGCCATTCCTGCGATTGCCAGTGCCATTACCAGGTACCGCCTCACTGCCGGCGGCCCGCCAGCAACCCGGCGCCGGACAGTAGCAGCGAAAACAGGCCCAGCAGGGCAAACAGGGCTGCGGGTGTGGCCCCAGCCGGATAGCCGGTCATCGTCGAGCCGGCCGGCGCATTGGCAGGCACAACGGCACGGTTCATCAGCGTTCCCGGTGCGCGTACCGGAGTCCGGTCGACAGCGACCAGGCTGGTGTAACGACTGACCAGGTGATACTTGAGAGCAAGCTGCACTACGCCGGCGCGCACCTGGTCGGGATCGGCGCCGGTAACGACGCTATCCATCAGCGCTTCGATCCGGCCACGACCCCACAAAGCCGCAACGCCGGCAGCATCGTCTTTGCTGCCGAGCGACAATTTTCTTTGCCAGGGCACATGCTGCTGCTTGCCGCGCACGGTGAATTCACCCTGCAAAGAACTGAGCTTTGCCCGCACCATGACCGGCTCACCGGCATACAGGTCGCGTATCCGCTGCGGCCATACCTCGCTGCCGGCGGGCGCCTCGATTTTGATGTCATACAGCACCGGCCGTTCCAGTCGCGCCAGCAGCATGTCCATGCGCTCCTCGATCATGTGGTCCGCGCCAATTTGAGTGAATGTTCCGCGACCGAACTCGGCTGCTTTACGCATGAACCAGTCATTGGGTGCTGAGCCTATGCCAACCGTGAACAGGCGCGTATTACCCAGTTCCCTGCTGATCCCGCCAAACAACATCTGTTCATTACTGACGCTGCCATCAGTAATAAAGACAACCTGACGCAGATAGCCATCGGCCGTCGCGGTGATATCTGCCTGTTCGTCCAGCGCCAGTTTCAGCGCCTTGTCGATGTTGGTGCCGCCGTCGGCATCAAGGCTGCGTACGAAGCCGATTGCGTGCTGCTTGTGTGACGGGTCTGCAGGCACGGCATAGCGATACAACTGACGGGCGCTGCCGGAAAAACGCACTACGTTGAATCGGTCTTGCGGCGCGAGCCGGTCGATAGCGTACTCGAGCGCAGCCCGGGCCTGGCGAATCGAGCTGCCGCCCATCGAGCCCGAGGTGTCGATGACATAGATGATCTCCCGCGGCATGGATGCGACAACGGCATCCTCTGCCGGCGGCATCATCATGATCAACGCAAAATCCTCACCCTTCCAGGTCTCGGTAAACACAGCCACCTGTGGATCGGCGCCCAGCGCCGGCTGCCACACCAGCTCCAGGTCGCGGTTCATGGCGACGCGGTCCTTGTCAGGCGTCAGTATGTAAGTCGTTCCCGACTGCCGGGTATTGAAGTCGTGGTACAGGCTTTCCAGCCGGGCCAACTGAAACCCGGCATCGATGGTTACGCTGATGCTGGCGCTGTTGCCCTGCCCGGGCGGGTGAAAGACGGCGGGACCCGAATGCGATACGAAGGGCACGCAGCATGCATGCGGCGCTGCACCGACAGCAGCGAGAAGGGGCTCCGGCTGTTCCGGTGTGTAGCGCGGCGTGACCGTCATGGGAAAACGCAGGCTGAACGCGCCCTGTACGTAACGCAAAGTCTGCAGGTACCCGATCCGGACTTCGACAGTTTCACCCGGGCCGATGTTGGCTACAGTCGTGGTAAAAAGATTCGGTCTGTCCTGCTCGACCAGGCTGGCGCGCTGACCTGATTCTTTTGCCCGCTCATAGGTCTTGCGCGCTTCCGCTTTTTCGCGGATTTCGCCAACGATAACCCGCTCTCCAATGCGTAGCTGCAACGTGTCGACAGCGGCGTCATCCGGCAACGGAAAAACATAGACGCCTTCGACAAAATCAACCCCGTCGTTGCGAAAGCTCTGGTGCACGTTGACGCGCGCGATCATGCCATTGACGCTGATATCGACATCCGTTTCCAGGCGCGGCGCCTCGATGTTGACGCCATCCGAACGGAACAAAAGCGTGCCAGCGCTGATCTCACTCTCTGCAGCACTCACCGCCTGCGCGGCCAGCGTGGCCGCTGCAGCCAGCAACATCAGCATGGTGAGGAAACGGCTCATGGCCTGGCCACGCGAGCGGCGCAGCATGCTTCTGGTGACAGGACGGCCCTGCCCGGGCCTGAATGTTTCGCTGATGCGCGGACGCCTGTACATGCCGTTACTCCCCATGAATTGTTGATGGGAGGTATTTAGCGCCCTGAATAGGGCTGCTCGTGGCACGGTCAGTGGCAATATGCGGATCGAAAATGGCAGATTGTGACACTGACGCAGCCGGCACTGTGGTACAAAAGCAGCCGGCGAGACTACGGCACAAGCCGCACTTGCCGGCTGCCATTTGAGAGGAAAGAGAAATGTCCAGACAGATCGCTATCGTCGAAGACGAGCCTGCAATCCGTCACAACTACGAAGATGCGTTTCGCCGCAACGGCTACGACGTGCGCAGTTTTGCTGACCGCGGTACGGCGCTGTCGGCTTTTCGGCAGTCATTGCCTGACTGCGTCGTGATCGATATCAACCTGGGCGATGAAATCGAGGGCGGCTTTGACCTCTGCCGTGACCTGCGCGCGCAAGCGCCCGATCTGCCTATAATCTTTCTCACCGCCCGTGATAGTGAACTGGACGCCATTTCCGGGCTGCGACTTGGTGCGGATGATTACCTGACCAAAGACATCAGCATTCCTCACCTGATGGCGCGTGTTGCCGCGCTGTTTCGCCGCTCCGAAGCGCTGCGCCGTACGGTCGCCGATGAGGAAGTGATCAGCCGTGGTCGGCTGGCCCTGGACAGCGACCGGATGACTGTCACCTGGGATGACCACCCGGTCGCGCTTACCGTCACTGAGTTCTGGCTCGTTCATGCTCTGGCGCGCTACCCCGGTCATGTAAAAAGCCGCCAGCAACTCATGGATGCCGCCAACGTCGTGCTGGACGACAACACCATCACTTCGCATGTCAAACGCCTGCGGCGCAAGTTCAGGGACATCGATGACAACTTCGACGCCATCGAAACCGTGTACGGAATGGGCTACCGCTGGAAGGGCGAGGAAGCCTGATACGCAGTGCGACTACGCACACAACTGCTGCTCGTTTCTCTGTTGACCCTGGCACTGCCATGGGCCGGCTGCCAGTACGTACGTGAATTCGAATCTGCCCTGCGCCAGAGCCAGCAGGATTCCCTGGCCGACGGTGCCGGCGCAATCGCAGCAATGCTGGCAGCGCGCCCAAACCTGCTGGTGCGTGACCCGGTCCAGCTGGTCGCCGGCGATGACACGGCTACAAGCGGTATCTATGCGGTAAAACTGCCGTCCTTCGTGACGCTCGACGGCTTTGTTGCTGACTGGGATCTGGCTGCAGATGACTTTCACGTAATCGACGAACCGATTTCATTACGTTATGCAGCCGGGCTGGACCAGAGCAATGCCTGGCTGTACGTCGAAGTAAGCGATAACCACGTAGTCTACGAATCACCGGATGGCGGGCGCGGTGACCACGTGCTGATCGACTACGAGGATTCCGCCGGTCAGAGCAAGCAGCTGCTGGTCGCAACTGCCGCACGTGGCCGCGGCGGCGTGCGCCGACGGCAGGACACCCGGTGGGTAAACGAACCACAGGCGCAGGCCGTCTGGGAAGAAAACAGCAACGGCTACCAGGTGGAGATACGCCTGCGCGACAGGTTGATTGGCGCACGACTCGGTCTGACCATCGTTGATGCCGACCCGGATGGCGCAACACGACGTGCATCATCCTACCGCGGCATCCGGCCGGGAATGTTTATGCACCGGTTGCAGTCGCTCGAAGACGCGTTACAGGACTTCGGTTTTGGCAACCGGCGCATCGTGGTTACCGACCCGGCCGGATGGGTAATTGCCGCGGTTGGCGACACGCGAAGTTTAACCGGCGCGCGCGCGTATCCCTTGCTGGAAAAACTGCTGCGGAAAATTATCAGCCCGGGGCGCGAACCGGATCCGCTACGCGAAGCGCGCCAGGGGCAGCTGCGCTCCACCGAGATTACCAGTGCACTGAATGGACAGGCCGATGCACGCTGGTACAGCGCCGTCGATCAACGCACTGCCATTGTGGTTGCAGCGCACCCCATTGCCGTTGATGGACGATTGCGTGGCGCCGTTGTGCTCGAGCAGACCAGCGACGCCATTCTTACCCTCACGGACCGCGCCCTGACCCGGCTGCTGCTGCTGACATTATTCGCGACGCTGATAGCCGCTGCAGGACTGCTGGGATTTGCGACATACCTGTCAATTCGCATCCAGCGACTGAGCCGTGCCGCGGAACGCGCGGTGACTCCGGACGGCATTATCAGCAGCGAACTGCCGGGCACTGCTGCGGCGGATGAGCTGGGCGACCTGTCACGCAACTTTGCCGGTCTGCTCGGCCGGCTCGGCGAGCACACTGACTACCTGCGGACGCTGGCCAGCAAGCTGTCGCATGAATTACGAACACCGCTGGCCGTGGTCCAGTCATCGCTTGATAACATGGAGGCAACCGGGTTACCCGAAAACACACGTGTTTACGCCGAACGGGCCCGCGAAGGCTCGCAACGCCTGCGTAGTATTCTCACTGCAATGAGCGAGGCAAGTCGCGTAGAGCAGGCTATAGCCAGCGCCGACATCGAGCTGTTTGATCTGCGTGCGCTGGTCGAAGGCTGCTTTAATGGTTACCGTGATGTCCACACCGATCGTCGCTTCGTTCTCGAGCTGCCGTCGCAGCAGGCCATGATAGCGGGCGTGCCGGAACTCATTGCTCAAATGCTCGACAAGCTGGTCGACAATGCGGTCGACTTCAGTCCTGACAACGGGCGCATCGAAATGTCGGTTCTGTTGGAGGAACGCGCTGCACAACTGAGCGTGGCCAACGAGGGGCCATCACTGCCGCAAACCATGCAGTCGCAGATATTTGATTCCATGGTTTCGCTGCGCCAGAGCAAGGGAGCTGAGCCGCACCTCGGCTTTGGTCTGCACATTGCGCGACTCATTGCCGAGTCGCACGAAGGGTCCATCAGCTGCCGCAACCTGCCGGCCGACGCTGGCGTGGTTTTTACGGTTACTTTGCCACTCAATCGTGCCGGCGCAGCCGGCGAATGAACCCGGCAAGACCACGGCTGTCTGGATGACTGCCTGACTCCAGGCCTGCCAGCATGCGCTCCTGGTCGGCGTCCGACCGGTTCTGTCCGAGTTTGAATTTTCCGGTCAGGTTCGTAACCGGTAGCCGGAAACAAACGATGTGTTGTAATTGAACAGTGCGGTAGTCATCAGGCAGCTGCCGGTCCCAGGCAGCGCCATACTGCGATTCGTAGAAGTCCGCCATTCGATCCACCAGCTCGCTGACCTGTGCGTTGTCGGTAACGACTTCCGCCGTGCCGGCTGCATGCACTGCTGTGTAGTTCCAGGTTGGCACCTCGCGGGTATCGGTGTACCACTGCGGTGAAATGTAGCTGTGCGGGCCGTGGAAAATCGCGATTGTTGAACCGCCCGCCAGGGCGGCGCCATGCGGGTTGGCGCGGGCCACGTGCCCGCTAAGGGTGATATCACTGCCGTCGACATCGACAAGTACGGGGACATGGCTGATGACGGGTTCAGCCTCACCCACTGTGATCAGCGTGCAAAAACTGTAGTGCCGCATAAACCCGACCAGGCGCTCGCGATCGTCTATCCGGAACGTCCGCGGTGTATACATCAATCAGGAATCTTCGTAGACGATCAGCTCACTGGTCTGCAACATGCCGGTATCGTGAATGATGTCGCCGTCCGATGTCACCACCAGCCCGATCATTCCCTGTGTCGATATGCGCCGGACTGAAACCAGCGTGATACGGCGCCCCTGCACCACCTCACTAAAGTTGCCTCGTCCGCGAATGTTGCGCTGTACCTGTGTGCCATCGGTGTCTTCGTAAACAAAGTACCCACTGAATTCGGTTGGGATCACGGACACCGAACCACGAACGTTTACCCCGAGTGTGCGGGTCTTTGTCGCGCTATCACAGCCGGTCAATACGCTTAACATAAAGACCAGGAAGAGCAGCCGGACTGACTGCCATGATTTTCTATTTCTTTGCTTCAATTCCAGCACTGGCGCTTCGGCGCCATTCCCCAACAGCAGGGCACAATAACAGGCTTTACTGACCCTCGGCGACTTTCTTGAGATCTTCTACGTCTCTCTGGAAGATTTTCTTCGTCGTGCCCATCATCAGCCAGCCAAGCGGCGCGAAAAGCTTTGCTTTCAGGGATACAGGCTTCGCTTCAAACTGCACATTTACTTCAGTGCCGTCGGCGACCGGCTCGAACTGGTAGATGCTGCGGTAGCGGGTGCCGTGTGAATCACATTCCACCGTATAGCTTTTATTCTCACGGAAGTCAGTAAACTCCATTTCCTCGGTGGCACTCTTGCCAAATATTTCGCGTGTTTCGCTGAACCGCGTACCGATGCCAACCGGTCCCACAGTGAGCTTCTCCAGACTCGTGATGCCGTCAATATGCTGCGGCATCTGTTCCAGTTCGGTGAACAGGCGGAATACCTCATTCGTCGGTCGTCCGATACGCTGCGAAAAATTCATTCTGGCCATCTTTGTCTCCGGATCAGTCTAGAAATCGACTTCCATATGCCAGCGTATTCCTGCCTTGAGGGCGTTACTGAATAGCTCCTGGTACTCGTCCAGTTCTTCGCAGACATGATTTGCATCATGCACGTCGCCCGGATTCTCGCGTATATATTCGGCTACCTTTGTGGCCCAGTCCAGTCCTTCGGACGGATCGAACCACACGACGTGGGCATCGGCGACTGTGCCATGAAAGTCATCTTCTTCGTCGTCAAAGTACTCTGTAAGGTCTGCGCTTACAAAGTCTTCCAGTGTTTTCAGCCCCAGCATCCTGGCGATGCGGTTGACATTGGTTGCCGCCTTGGCAAGAGCCTTTCCGTTCACGAAGGTATTAAATCCCGGATCAGGCTCCTCCAGGACGACGAAATACGCGGCGCTCATCTCGACCTCCCGGAAAAAAATTACCACGGGCGCGACAAAAACCCAAAGACAAGCCTTGATTGCCCGTGCTGCTACGCAGCAATCTGCTGCCGGATACAGCAGCCAGAATCAGCCGCGCGCCATCAGCGCGATCCCGACACTGGCCAATGCAGCGATAATGAATGGCGCCGGATGGATAGCGAGAAATCGCAGCACTGTCAGTGTTTCGCCCGATTCAGGGCCGTGACCGAGAGTAATGTGGCTGATCACGCCCACCAGGACAGCCACCAGCGCGAGCATGCCTCCGGTCAGGCTGACCCATTGCGGCAACCACTCTGCCTGCGCTTGCCGCACAAACAATCCTGCGATCAGCACTGCCAGTCCGGCAGCCGCAACGAGCAGCAATGGTGAGTACAGATCAAACATCTCCACCGAAACTTGCCTGGTAGTCTTCGATGGATGCCTCAAGGACGGCAAGCGCATGCTCGCGCCCGTACGGCGCCCCCACCTTGACACGCTGCGCCGGCTCTCCGGGAAGCAGTTTGTAGGTGGAAAAGTAGTGCCGCAGCCGGTCCACCAGCATGCGTGGCAGTTCGTCGACTTCCTTTATTTCTGACCAGATGTTGTCGCGTTCCAGCACAGCGATAATCTTGTCGTCGGCTTCACCATGATCGAGCATCGGCAGGCCACCGACCACGCGCGCCTTGAGCAACACTTCGGCACGGGCAATCGGCCGCTCGCTCATCACACAGATATCCAGCGGATCACCGTCACCGCGGTCGGCTCCCGTCATCAGGCCAGCAACCCGGTCGCCAGCGTAGGTGGCTGGAATAAACCCGTACAGCGTTGGTGGTAATGACGATGTCCGATGCGGACGATCGACGCGGAGATACCCGCTGTCCTTGTCTATCTCGTATTTCACCAGATCGAAAGGCGTGCTCTCGATAAAAGCGTTTAGGATATCCGGCGCACTAACGTATGCCGGCAGCCCGTGCCACGGATGTGGCCGGGACCGGGAATATTTCTTCATGCCTCACTCCCTGAATGCACGTCCCTGAAAAATGTCGTCCCTGCGTTAGTTGATAGCGTCACTCCGATTGGCTCTGGAAGAGCGGCTCCGCGTCTGGTTGTGACCCGGAAGTCTAACAGCTGGCGTAGCAATCACGACTGGGCAACTTTGCCTATTGCGAAATTTCCTGCGCTGCACGTCCGGTTCCGGGGCTAATGCCACAGACCGAGAACAAGTCCAAACAGACCGAACTGAAGGATGTGGTACCCGGCGTCGATAGCCCACATTTTCATGCTGTTCTGGGCAAACTGGTAATTGATACCAAAACTGGTCGCCACAAAGGCAGTACCGATGAACAGGCCATGGTGAACGGCATCCAGCAGTTCAGGTTTTGGCCCCAGCCACCAGGCAAAAGCCAGCGCGGCCAGCAGCGAAAACACGAAACTCACGCCAAAAACCGTTGGGGCGTGGCCCTTTTGCGGGTCGACACCGGCCTCGCGGGTCCAGACCTTCTCGAACAGCAACTTCGAGTACCACAAGCCGCCGAGCATGAAACTCGACACCGCGGCAGCGACAACTGCGAAATAATTAATGTCCGGCATAACAGTCCCCTTATTGCGGCCAGCGCCGATATGGCGCATGCGAATAATACTTCGGCCGGCTGTCCAGCCGCGCATGGAGCCAGCCGATACCCAGCCCGGCGGTGCTGATCCATACCGGCGTTGTGGCAACCTTCCCCAGCGCGGCAAGCGCCAGCTGCTGCCAGAATTGCTGCAACATGTGCTTAGGTGCACTGCGGCAAAATGCCGCCAGGTGTGGGTATTGCGCACCGGCAGGTTGCGCAGCAGGGGCGACGAGCATCGCGTCACCGCCGAGATTTTCAAACACGGCCACCTCGCGGCCATCGCTAAAATATTCCGCAAAGCTAACCGGATCATTGGTCAAACCGGCCAGCGCGGTACTGCCGGCAAGCACGCACTCGAACGGTTGCGACAATCGCTCCCGGGTCAGCGGTGGCAGCTCCCAGAACAGCGCCGCCGCGCGATGCGCCGCAATTACTTCACTGAACTGTTCGGGCCGGGCGCACAGCAGGTCAAAAAATGAGGCAAAGCTGAAGCTCTCAGAAGTGTGGGTAACGCGGTCGACCGTTTTGTCCAGCGCTGCGCTGACAAACACCGGGCTATCGCCTTGAGGAGACGCCGAATGCCAGCGCCAGGACACCAAACAGCGGCACCAGCACGAGCAACAACACAAGGTCCGACTGGATGGCCAGCGCATGGCCACCAGCAACCAGGGCCATCAGCGCCAGCCAACCGAACACCACCGCGACGCGGCGACGACCCTGGTTAGTCATCATCAGCGAACCAGAACTCGACTTCCGAAGTCTGCTGCTCGAAACGCGCAGCATGCGGTTGATTGGCTTCGAGGTGGTACCAGTCGCCCGTGCGGTAACGATTCTCACCGTCGGCCGTGATCAGAATCAACTCTCCCGCCGTAATGACGCCGACATTCTCAGTCTCATGAGTGTGTTGCTCGATCTCGGTGCCCGCCGGATACGAGGCAAAAAAAATCCTGCAGCCATCGGCGTCGAGTTGATAGGCATCGAAGCGCCCGCCTTCGTAGGCTTTCAATCGGCGTATGAGCTTTGGAAAGTGGTGTTTCATGTCAGCTCCAGTTGTTTGGCGACCAGGTCGAGTCGCTGCAGAATCTGCCCGACCCAGTCATGATGTTCGGGCTTCATCACGCAAGCTCGCAGGCAGGTGAGCGATTCCTGGTCCCACTCCTGCACCGCGCCGGCCGCTTCGCACATAGCGCGGGGGAACCCGGCAACCGCCAGGTGCAAATCATGATTTGCTGCCGCGGAGAATATCTCCTGTGCCCGGCGGGACGACTCACTTGCGGTGTCAGCCGGCACCGCCCACACGACGATGTCGAGCTCCGGAGCAAACAACGGCTTGCAGTAGTTGCGCTCGAGCAGCCCCGCATGCAACTGCAACGCCGCCTCGCGGCAGGTCTGCAACGAGCGGGCAAACTCACCCCCTGGCACGGCTGGCAGTGCCTGCATGGTAGTCCACAGTGCCACCGCCGCAGCTCCAGCCCGCGAGCATTCCAGCGAAATCTCCCCGAGATGGAGATCGTCGGAAGAAAAATAAGTGTACGGCGAATCGTGTTGGTAAAAACGTCCTGCCGCGGGATCGCGAAACAGCACGCAGCCACAACCATACGGTTGCAGCCCATGTTTGTGCGGATCGACAACAATGGAATCGGCGCGGCCGATTGCCTCGTACGCTTCGGCGGCAGACGACCCCAGGTTGTCACACAGCCGGTAATAGCCGCCGTAGGCGGTGTCCACGTGCAGCTGAACGTCGTGTTGCCGGCAAAGGTCAGCGATGACGCTCAGCGGATCGACAGCGCCGGCGGCCGTCGTGCCAAGGGTCGCAACAACTGTTCCTATGTCACCGCGGCCCAGTTTCTGCTGCAAATCTGCCGGATCCATACGGCCCTGCGCATCGACCGCAATTTCGACAAACGGTACGCCAAGAACCGCAGACAGACGTGGATGCGTATAGTGCGACTGCGCCGAGGCTGCTACCGCGGTTCCGGGCCGCAACTCTCGGCCGATCCACAACGCTTCAAAATTGGCCATGGTTCCGCCACTGGTCAGGTGACCCAGACACTGCTCCCAGCCAAACATTGCGCCGATGTCGGCAACCACTTCCTTTTCCATCTGCGAACTGGCGCGGCCGCCGTCGAGCGCGTGGTTATTCGGGTTGATGTACATCGTCAGGGCATAGGCCAGCCGTGCCACCGGGTGCGGTGGCTTGAGCATTTGCCCGACGTACAGCGGGTGAAAGTATGGGTAGTTGTCGGTCAGCCGGTCGGCGGCAGCAAGCAATGCCTCCCGACCACGCTCGTCCAGCGTTTCTGGTTGTGCTGCCGGCAATCCGGCAAAGCCCTGCTGCAGCCGCGCCAGGGCCTGCCCCAGCACCTCGAGATTTTCAGCGTCGAAGTAGCCGGCCACCCTTATTCGAGATGGCTGCGTAACATCCAGGCGTTCTTTTCGTGCACATCCAGCCGCCGGGTCGCCAGGTCCACCGTCGCCTGGTCGCCAGCTGCCTCTGCAACCTCGATGACCGAGCGGGCGGTGGCGGCAATGGTTGCCTGGTCGGCCACCAGGTTTTTGATCATTGCTATGGCATCGGGGCTGCCGTTTTCCTCGGGGATACTGGTGAGCCCGGCAAACGCCGTGTAGCTGCCCGGGGCCGGTGCGCCAAGCGTGCGAATGCGCTCGGCAATCTCATCAACTGCCAGCGCCAGCTCGGTGTATTCGATTTCGAACAGGTTGTGCAACGTTGTGAACATCGGGCCTGTTACGTTCCAGTGATAGTTGTGGGTCTTCAGGTATATCGAGTAACTATCGGCCAAAAGTTTTGCCAGCGTGTTGGCTGTCTGTTCAGTGCTCATTCGTATCTCCTGATTTAATCCGGCACGTCCAACCGCATCGGTATTGCGGTTACGCCGTTCTTGATTTTCGGGTTGCCCGTTCGGTAAAAACCGAGCTGGCGATAAAAGCCTTCGGCCACCGCCGATGAAAAAACCGTAAATTGACGCAGCTGCAGCTCCGCCAGACTCGCGTCACGCGCATGTAGCCACAGCAACCGGCCGACACCATTGCCCTGTACCGACCGGGTGACAAAAAGATGGTACAGGTGACTGTAACCACGCATCCCGATCACGCCGACAATGCCGTCAGCGTTCTCGGCCAGATAATAACGATATCCGCACAGCATGTTTGCGGCAAGCGCCTCAGGGGTCATGCCGCCAAGCAGCACATCCCTGCCCTGCCGGGGAAAATCCGCGGCGATCTGCTGCTCGGCTACGGGTGTCATCGCTGCGCTCATGGCTGCTGCCTCCGCCAGCATTGCGCCACGAATCCGGCCTGCTACGCTGCGGCCTGGCACGACCATCAACCTGTCCGCGTTTCCGCGGAAACGGCCAGCAGGAACTCCTGCTGGCGCTCGGGTGAAATCATCACCGTCTTGCCGCCGCCATAAGTAATTTTTACGCGCTCCATCGACAGCGCTGGCGATGAAAAACAGGATCGGGTTGGCGCAACGTGCTCGATCTGGTCCAGCGGTATGCGCCAGCGGTAGGGTCCATGATAAATATGGAGCACGCGGTCTGCTATGACGTAGTACGTACCAAACCGCACCCACAGCAACAGCAAAGCGCAACCCAGCCCGATTGCTGTCAACACCACCGCAGACCAGTGCATGTTGCGCCAGGCGAAACCCGACCACGCCGTCATCAGGAGCAGAAAAACGCTGCTGTAGATTATTGCCATCAGCCAGCTATCGCGCCTGGTTTCGAAACGGCGCGCCATTGACTATCACGTAGCGTTGAGGGTCGCTGGTGAAAATACGACATCGAACAGGTCACACCAGATCACCACGCTGCGATAATGTGAGGGATCGATACTGGCCGGAATCGTGTAATTCTGGTTGCCCTTGTTACCCTTCAGCTTACCCAGCTTGATATAGCGACCGGCTTTGACGTCTTCGGCGCTGGAAACTTCGGCTACCGAACTCATCAGCACCACCAGCGCCGGCCCATTGGTTACTGCAAAGTCCTCGAATCGCAAAACATGGCTGCCATCCGGCAACCGGTACATGCTGGCCTTACCCGAGCCGCGGTGGATGGCATCGGCATCAGTGAAGTTGCCAAGTGCAACCACCAATGGCGTTTCGGCCATGGCCATATTCATTGGTTCATCCATCACCGTATCGGGCTTTGCAGCGGAGCTGGCCATCAACTCGTTCATGACGACGGTGCGTTGCTCCGGAGGCATTTTTCGAACCTGTTCCCTGGTGGGAACAGCGGCCACTGCTATCGGCGCCTCGTCAACTACATCATCAATAAACAAGGGCGA
This genomic stretch from Gammaproteobacteria bacterium harbors:
- a CDS encoding DM13 domain-containing protein, with product MKKILLALALVIVAAAGWFFASPLFIDDVVDEAPIAVAAVPTREQVRKMPPEQRTVVMNELMASSAAKPDTVMDEPMNMAMAETPLVVALGNFTDADAIHRGSGKASMYRLPDGSHVLRFEDFAVTNGPALVVLMSSVAEVSSAEDVKAGRYIKLGKLKGNKGNQNYTIPASIDPSHYRSVVIWCDLFDVVFSPATLNAT
- a CDS encoding PH domain-containing protein; translated protein: MARRFETRRDSWLMAIIYSSVFLLLMTAWSGFAWRNMHWSAVVLTAIGLGCALLLLWVRFGTYYVIADRVLHIYHGPYRWRIPLDQIEHVAPTRSCFSSPALSMERVKITYGGGKTVMISPERQQEFLLAVSAETRTG
- a CDS encoding DNA starvation/stationary phase protection protein encodes the protein MSTEQTANTLAKLLADSYSIYLKTHNYHWNVTGPMFTTLHNLFEIEYTELALAVDEIAERIRTLGAPAPGSYTAFAGLTSIPEENGSPDAIAMIKNLVADQATIAATARSVIEVAEAAGDQATVDLATRRLDVHEKNAWMLRSHLE
- a CDS encoding GNAT family N-acetyltransferase → MVVPGRSVAGRIRGAMLAEAAAMSAAMTPVAEQQIAADFPRQGRDVLLGGMTPEALAANMLCGYRYYLAENADGIVGVIGMRGYSHLYHLFVTRSVQGNGVGRLLWLHARDASLAELQLRQFTVFSSAVAEGFYRQLGFYRTGNPKIKNGVTAIPMRLDVPD